Below is a window of Desulfonispora thiosulfatigenes DSM 11270 DNA.
GAATTTTAATGAAAAAGTATTTAGCACTAATTTTAATTATTTGTTTATTTGTACCACTAGGATTAACTGGTTGTGGGTCAAATGGTCAATCATCAGATCTTAAAAAAGTAAAAATAGCTTATGTAGGACCAATTACTGGACCAAATGCTGCAATTGGACTTGGAATGAGAAATTCAGCGGAACTAGCAGTTAAGCAAGCGAATGCAAAGAAAGATCTACCTTTTGAACTTGAATTAGTTGTTTTAGACGATCAAAGTGATCCAGCTGTTGCTGTAAATGCAGTTAATATGGCAGCAAGTGATCCAGAAATTTTAGCTACTGTAGCCCATTTTAATAGTGGATGTGCTCTTGCTACAAAGGATGTATTTAATAAATATGGTCTATCAGCTGTAATTTTATCTGCGATCAATGATAAAATTACTGAGGATGGTTATGCTGAAATTACGCGTGTTATAGCTGCTTCTAAATTACAAAATACTTTTGCAGGTGATGTAGCAGTAAAAGATTTTGGAGTAAAGAAAATTGCTGTAATTCATGACCAAACAGATTATGGTAAAACTAATGCAGAGCAATTTATTGCAAAGGCAAAAGAAAATGGTGCTGAAATGCTGTGTTTTGAAGGAATTGCAGTAGGACAACAAGATTTTTCATCATTACTTACAAAAATTAAATCCTTAAATCCAGAAATGATCTTTTTTGGAGGATTAGCTACAGAAGCAGCTTTAATTAAAAGACAAATGAATGAAAGTGATATTCCAGCTATCTTAATGAGTGACTCTGGTATTCACACGGATACTTTTATAGATATAGCGAAAGACTTAGGAGAAGGTACTTTATGTAGTGGATTAATTAGTCCTATTGAAGATTTACCAAAAGGCCAAGATTTTATCAAAGCTTATGAAGAAGCTAAATATAAAGATTATTATGAAGCATTTGGACCTTTTGCTTACGATGCTACTAATATCGTTATAAAGGCTTTACAAGATGCTGAGAAACTCGATAGAGAAAGTATAACGAAGGCTATCAAGTCAACTAAAGATTATGAGGGTGTTCTTGGGACAACTACATTTGATGAAAGTGGACAAACAAAATTAAATACAGTTATTACTTATGTAGTTAAGGACGGAAAATGGGTTCCTTTCAAAGACTCTGGTTTAACTATAACTGAAGGTCAATATAAAAAATAATTAAATATTAGTTTTATGAATTGTAGACTTGTTATTAAAGTCTACAATTCATTTTTTAGAAGGGAGCAAATTATATGGTTGATACGGCTGTAATTATTCAGCAGATATTAAATGCCTTAAGTTTAGGAGCAATGTATGTATTAGTAGCTGTGGGCTTTACATTGTTTTTTGGAGTTATAGATATTATCAACTTTTCTCATGGTGAAATTTTTATGTTGGGAGCATTTATTGCTTTAACAACGATAGGATTTTTTGCGGGAACTGGTTTTTTAACACAGCACTATATTTTAGTTTTTATTATTGTTTTATTAGTAACTGTTATTTTAAGTGGTCTAGTAGGTAGCGTAATAGAACGAACAATTATTAAACCGATGCGTGGAGCATCTGATTTAATGCTGCTATTATTAACCTTAGGTGTTTCTATTATTATTCGTGAAGGTGTAATGATTTTTTACCCTAATGGGGCTAATCCACAATCATTTCCTGACCTATTTCCGAATGAAAGCTTAACAATTTTTAATGTTGTTATTAAATATGAGCAGATATTTATCATTGCTTTATCTTTGTTTTTAGTGATTTTGTTGCATTTATTTGTAACAAAAACAAGATATGGACGATATATGTTAGCAACCTCACAAGATAAAGAGGCAGCTATGATGATGGGTATTAGTATTGATAGAATTATAATTTTAACCTTTTTTATTGGTTCGGCACTTGGAGCAATTGCAGGTCTTATGAACGGTATTTATTATAATATTATAAAATTTAATATGGGCTTCTTAATAGGCATAAAAGGATTTTCAGCAGCGGTAGTTGGTGGCCTTGGTAATATTTATGGAGCTATTGTAGGTGGATTTTTATTAGGATTTTTAGAAATGTTTGCGGCAGCCTTTATTCCTGGGGGCTCAAGGTATCAAGACGTAATTGGATTTGTAATTGTAATATTATTTCTTGTTTTTAAACCATCGGGTATTTTTGGTGAAAAGGTGTATGAAAAAGTATAAGGAGGTGTTTGTATGAATATAAAAATGAAACATATTATTAGCATTACGTTAATGGAGATAGTTGCTTATGTATTATTGCTAAGCATTATAGTAGTTGAAGATTATTTAATATCTGCATTTTTAGTTTTAGCGACAACGATAGGTTTTAGTATGTTTAAAAAGAAACAGGCTAATTCATATGAGAAGATAAAGAATTTATTCGAGGATAATAAAATTTTCTCATATATAGTTTTATTTATTTTAGTATGTACCTTTCCAATCTTACAAGCACATAATCCATATTGGATTCAAGTAGCGATAATGGTTTGTTTATATATTATGATGTCTTTAGGTCTAAATGTTATGGTGGGAAACACTGGACTTACTTGCTTAGGTTATGCTGCCTTTTATGCAATTGGAGCTTATACATATGGAATTTTAGCAAGTAGATTTGGCTTATCTTTTTGGCTTTGTATACCGATTTCAGCTTTATTTGTAATGGCTTTTGGATTTTTACTGGGTTTACCGGCTCTAAGAGTTAAAGGTCATTACCTTGCTTTGGTAACTATTGCTTTTGGGCTTGTAGTCTACCAATTAACTATCAATTTAGAAAATTTAACGGGTGGAGCTAATGGATTAATGAATATTCCTGCTCCAAGTATTGGCGGATACTCTTTTAATTCTCCTTTAAATTTAGGATTTATTAATTTGCCTTTTCATGCTAATTATTTTTATTTATCTTTAGTTTTTGTTGCAATTGCTATATTGGTAGTAAATCGCTTATCACATTCTTTAACAGGTTTAACCTTAAATGCAATACGTGAAGACCAATTAGCCGCACAGTGTTATGGTGTGGACTTAACTAAAAACAAATTGTGGGCTTTTGCTTTTGGCGCAATCTTTGGTGGAGTTGCCGGAACCATTTATGCAGGAATGGTAGGATTTATTGCTCCAGAGAACTTTACTTATCATCATTCTATTTTAATTTTAAGTATGATTTTATTAGGTGGAATTGATTCCATTCCCGGTGTCATCTTAGGAGCAATAATTTTAACTATTGTACCGGAAAAATTTAGAGCCTTTGCAGATTATCGTATGATGTTTTATGGATTAACTATTGTCTTAATTCTCTTATTTAAAAATGACGGTTTAATCCCTGCTCGCACACGCAAGTTTACTTCTAAATGGAAAAGCAGGCCACAGGGGCAGAAAAATCATCTTACTATATATAAAGTAGGGAAGTGAAAATGTGGAATTATTAAAGACAACAAATCTAACAATGCAATTTGGAGGACTCGTTGCTGTTAATAAAGTTAGCTTTAATTTAAATAGGGCTGAAAATATTGGAATTATTGGTCCTAATGGATCAGGTAAAACTACATTTTTTAATTTATTAACAGGAATTTACGAGCCAACTGGCGGTGATATTATATTTGAAGGTAAAAAAATTAATGGCTCTAGACCTGATTATAATTATAATTTAGGAATTGCTAGAACATTTCAAAATGGTCGTTTATTTTGGAAATTAAATGTATTAGAAAATGTAATGATGGGGCTACATACAAAGCAAAAAAGTTTTCTGTGGGATGCTGTTTTCCGGACTAAAAAAGAAAGGCAAGAAGAAAAAGAAGCTGTTGAGAGTGCACGAGAAATTTTAGGGTTTTTTAGTAAAAAATTATTAGAACAACAAGATAAATTAGCCAGTGACCTTTCATATGCTGATCGCAGAAGACTTGAAATATGTCGGGCTTTAGTTTCTAAGCCTAAATTACTTATTTTGGATGAACCATCAGCAGGCATGGATCCTAATGAAACCCTTGAATTAGTAGAAGATATAAAAAAGATTAGAAAAATAGAAGAAGATATATCAATTATTGTAATTGAACATGATATGGGACTAATTGAGGGTTTAGCTGATCGGGTAATCTGCTTTAGTTCTGGGGATAAAATTGCTGAAGGAAGTTTTAACGAAGTAAGTAAAGATAAAGAAGTTATTCGTGCTTACTTAGGGGAGGACGAATAAATGCTAGAACTAAAAAATATCACTACACACTATGGCTCAATTAGAATTTTAAGGGATGTTAATTTAAAAGTAAAAAAAGGTGAAATCACATGCCTTCTAGGAAGTAATGGAGCAGGAAAAAGTACGACGATTAAAACAATTATCGGCCTTGTGAAACCTAGTTCAGGTGAAATATATTTTGAAAATGAACGTATAGATAGTATTAATACACCAGAAATAGTTAAGAAAGGGATAGCTACTGTACCAGAAGGCAGGAGATTGTTTCCAAAGTTAACTGTTGAAGATAATTTATTAATAGGGGCTTGTACTTTAAAGGATCAAAAAAAGATCCAAGCTAATCTAGAAAAATCTTATAGTATCTTCCCTAGATTAAAAGAAAGAAGAAGTCAAACTGCTGGAACATTAAGTGGGGGAGAGCAACAAATGGTCGCTATGTGCAGGGCTCTCATGAGTGAACCTAAACTAATTCTAATGGATGAACCTTCTTTAGGTTTAGCTCCTATTCTTATTAAAGAAATATTTGAGACTATTGTGAAGGTCAAGAATGAACTAGGAACATCAATTTTTCTAATTGAACAAAACGCACATAAGGCTATTGAAATAGCAGACCATGTTTATGTAATTCAAAAAGGAGAAATTATCTTAGAAAGTAGTGGAGATGAAAAAATAAATAAAGAAGAAATAGAAAAGGCTTACTTGCACAAAAACACTGAAAAGTATGGAACGAGGTGATAGATATGAATGTTGACGAAATATATAGCTTACTAGAACAAGAAAAGGCTATTAAATTATTACAACAGATGCTACAAATGAATACAACTAATCCACCTGGAAATGAAGAACCTTTAGCTAAATTTATCAGTAATTATTTAAATGAGCATGAAATTGAAAGCTATATCGATGAATTAGAAGTAATGCGTGCAAATGTGATTGGTGTTATCAAAGGAAATGGTGAAAATAAGGATTTATTATTTAATGGACATTTAGATGTAGTGCCTACAGGTGAATCTAAATGGAGGCATGATCCTTTTAGTGGAGTAATAGAAGATGGAAAAATTTATGGACGTGGGGCATCAGATATGAAGGGTGGCCTAGCTGCCATGATTATAGCAGCGTGCTTAGTGAAAAAAGCTGATATAGAATTAAAAGGAGATTTATTAATTACAGGTACAGCTGGAGAAGAATTTGATAGCATAGGAGCTAAAGATTTACTTACAAAAGAATGTCTAAAAAATGTAGGAGTGGCGGTAATAGCTGAACCAAGTGAATTAAAACTATTTACTGCTACCAAGGGAACCCTATGGTTAAGTTTTGAGACCTTTGGAAAAACTGCACATGGGTCTATGCCTGAGTATGGTAATAATGCTATTTTACAGATGAATAAGTTAATTACAAAAATAAATGAATATAAATTTATGTATAAACAGCATCCGTTATTAGGACATCCTACAATTAATATAGGTACATTAGAGGGTGGAGTAAAAACTAATGTTGTGCCAGATCATTGTAAAATAACAGTAGATATACGTACAATTCCTGGGCAAGATAATGAAACTATTATTACTGATATGCAGAATATTATAAATGATTTAACAAGAGAAAACGAAGGATTTAACTGTTCCTTAAAGGTTATTAATAATCGTCATCCCGTAGAAACAGATATTAATGATTCTTTTGTTAGTATGGCAATTAAGGCTGCAAAAAAATCTTTAGGTAAGGATTTAATTCCATTAGGGGTGAATTTTTACACTGATGCCTCAATTTTTGTACATAACTTAAAGATTCCAGCAATTATATTCGGACCAGGAGATGAAAGGCTAGCACATCAACCTGATGAATATGTCGAAACTCAAAAATATTTAGATTCTATAAAATTTTATATCTCGATAATATTGGAATATTTAACATAAAAGATAGGTTTATGCCTATCTTTTTTTATAATAAAGGAAAGTTTTGATCTGTTACAGAATAGTATTAATTGATACAAAAAGTTAATGCTGTTTTGGAGGCTAGTAAAATGTGGAGGTTTCATAAAACTCGGATAATCATCATATTTACTGTGGTTATTATGTTGTTTTTTAATTATATAGTAAGCAAAAAATTAATGATTAATAATTTCTCTGAATTAGAAAATGCACAGGCTGCCGAAGATATTATGCATATAAAAAACTCTTTGAATGAAAAGGCCGAATCATTAAATAATTTAGGTAAATACTGGGCTTCTAAAGAAAAGAGTATAGATTTTATTCAGAATCCCTATAATCAGTATTTTCAAGATTATATAGAAATAAATTTATTAAAGGATAATAATCTTAATGTTATTATGTATCTAAATGCTAAAAATGAAATTGTTTATGCAAAGGAATTAAACCAAGAAAATCAATCAGATAAAAGTATTTATCCGGAGTTATACAAATATATTGAACAAAATCCAAAAATTCTGGAGTGCAAAAATCCTGATAATGCACCATGTGGTTTGGTGAAACTTGGAAATGAAACACTACTTATTTCTTTGTGTCCTTTAATAAAAAATGGTGCTCAAAAACCTGCTCAAGGAACATTAATTTTGGGGCGCTACTTAGATAAAGGTATTCTTAATTCCTTAACAAGTAATGATAAAATTAAATGTCAAATTGTAAATTATGATAAAGAAGATAATAATTATGGCCTTGACTGGAAAACATTGACAAATAAACCTTCGTTATCCAAAGAAATTAATTCGGAACACATGGTAGGGTACTCAATTCTTCATGATATTAATGGAAATGCAAATATGGTACTAAAAACTGAATTACCTAGAGATATTAACTTAAAGGCTAGACAAACTTTGAGATATTTACTAATTATTTTAGGTTCCAATTTAATGTTTATAGGTTTTGGAAGTAATCTTCTCCTTAAAAACAGGATACTTAATCCTGGAAAAAGACTTAGTAAGATTATAGATAAGTTTTCCAACTATGATATTTATCGTGGTAATATCAATTTAACTACAGAGGACACTAAACTAAAGTCCCCTGATAACTTTAATCATATGCTAAATACACTAGATGAAATCCAGGAAAATGTTACAAGTATAAATAAAACATTACAAGATATCATAGACTTTTTACCTGATCCTACTTTTGTGATTGATAATAATCAAAATGTCATTGCTTGGAATAGAGCTATTGAAGATATGACAGGTGTACTAAATCAAGAAATATTAGGAACAAGGAATTATTCAATACCCTTTTTTGATAGGATTGAACCTATGCTAATTGATTTAATCTTTGATAGTAATTTAAGGCTTAATGGAAACTTTGATAGCCTTAAAAAGGATGGAGATAAGTATTTTGCTACAAGATACAATGGAAAGGTATTTAATAACAAAGGAGCATTTTTATGGGCAAAGGCTTCCCCACTCTATGATGAAAGGGGTGAAAAGGTAGGGGCTATTGAATCTATACGTGATATTTCTGAACAGAAAGAAATCGAAGAAAAATTAAAGAGTTTAAGTTTTAAAGATCATTTAACTGGCACATATAATCGTACATTTTATGAGCAAGAAATATCGCGACATCAAACAAAAAATAATCAATCATTAGGAATAATAGTATTAGACCTTGATGGGTTAAAATTAATAAATGATACAATTGGACATCTAGCAGGAGATATGGTGTTAAAGACTGCTGTAAATATTATAAACAAATCTATACGAAAGCAAGACTTCTTAGCACGTATTGGAGGAGATGAGTTTTCTATACTTGTTACAGAAGCTAATCATGAAATTATGGAAAAGATAATTAGGAATATTTTGGAGAATTTAAATGTTTATAATACTAATTATCCTCAAATTCCTCTAAGTATTTCGCTTGGGTATGCTATAAGTGGAATGGAGAAAAGTATCGAAAGCACTATAAAAGAGGCGGATAATTATTTATATCGCCAAAAAACAAAGCAAAGACAAAATGCCAGAAGTAATATAGTTAAAGGTTTAATGGAAGCACAAAGTACTCTAGACTATAATACGCATAGTCATATGAGTAGATTACTAGACTTAGCTAGTAAATTTGCCCATAAATTAAACTTAACCCAAAACAGGGTAATGGATTTAAAACTATTAGTAAAGTTTCATGATATAGGTAAAGTGGGTATACCCCATAGAATATTACTTAAGCCTGAGGCTTTAACTAATGAAGAAATTAAAGAAATGCAATTACATACAGATATAGGATGCAGGATTGCTAAAGCAATAAAGGATATAGAACATATTGCTAGTTTAATTCAACAACATCATGAATGGTACAATGGTAAAGGATATCCTTTAGGATTAAAAGGAGAGGAAATTCCCCTAGAATGTCGGATAATTGCCATTATCGATGCGTACGATGCGATGACTAATGATAGACCATATCGTAAGGCATTAAGCCATGAAGAAGCGATTAAAGAAATAAAAAATAATGCAGGTACTCAATTTGATCCTAATTTAGTTAATGAATTTGTAAAATTATTTTAAAAAAAGGCTTGTACAATTTAAAGTGAGGTGCTATAATAATTCTTGGTTAGAGATTGTTGCCGACGTAGCTCAACTGGAAGAGCAGCTGACTTGTAATCAGCAGGTTGCGGGTTCGAGTCCCATCGTCGGCTCCAGTATGGGGGTATAGCTCAGCTGGGAGAGCACCTGCCTTGCAAGCAGGGGGTCAGCAGTTCAAATCTGCTTATCTCCACCAAAAAAACCAGAGGATTAATCCTCTGGTTTTTTTATGTCTCCAGAAATTTTTACATTAAGTTTTTGCTATCTACTATCTGTTGTGCTTGCTGAATTTGATTTTGTGCAAATTCTATAACCTTTTTAGCTTCTTTTACTTGATCCATATTATTACTATAAATAGCTTGATCAATGGCCTGTCCTGCTTTACTTAATTGCTCCTCGATTTGTTGTTGATATTGTTTCATTTGCATAACATCTGCTGAATTTGGCATTTTACCAGACATATGTATCCCTCCCAAATTTTAAATTCCTTTATAGAATGCGTATTAGCAAAGAAATTATTCATAATAATAGAAGTTCTAAAATTATAAATTTAATAGAGTATAAAAACTTATAAATTAACCATTATATTAGTGTAAGATATTTTACTAAAATGGGGTGAGATGATGACATTATCATCAGGCGAGGGATTAGAAGAAATAAAAGATTCGCCAAAAGGAGCAAATGGAATGTTTACAGATATTTATGAATCACCAACAGAGATAGTTGCAGTTATTGAAATTCCAGGTGTACAAGATAAAAAGGATATTAAAATTGGTATCGAAAATAATATATTAACTATAAATGGAAAGTTAGAAAAATCATTTAATTTACCTTGTCCGATTAATGAAGAAGTTATCAGAACCTATTATGAAAATGGTATTTTAGAAATTAGGTTGCAAAAAACAATTTCAGATAACAAAAATATTGAGATAAATATTCATTAAAAATAAAATTAATAAGAAGACATACTGAAAAATTAAAATAATTATAAGATATGTTAAAAAAATTATTATAATATATAGAAAACTTAGCATGAAAATAATATCAAAAATGAGATAATAGTAATGAAAAGTAAAAATTAAATGTATTAAAAGCTCAAAAGAAGGTAATAATAGTTATAGAAAATAATTTAAGCAATGGGATGTCGCCAAGCGGTAAGGCACAGGACTTTGACTCCTGTATTCGTTGGTTCAAATCCAGCCCTCCCAGCCAAAGAATCTAGAATACTATTCTAGATTCTTTTTTGAATGGTTTAAAAAATAGAATAATTTTAAAACAAGGTATTTAGCAATTAAATAGTTTAAATATAAGCTATTTAGAAATTAAAATGATTTTATATAAAAATATTCTGAAAAAGTTATTTAGATAAAGTTTAAAATTTTAGTAAATGATTACCATAAAAAGACTAGAAGCAAAGATAAAAGGAATTTTGAATTTATATAAAGAATAGATTCAGTAAAGAAACCTTTTCCAAGAGGCACATTTTATCTACTCAAGAGTATTTAATTTTAATTTTTTGATTTTAGAAAAGAGGAGGAGGCAATATGAAAAAATATAAAGCATTATTTCATGTAGATGAAAAGGAAAAAATCATGTTGGTGCTAAAGAATATGGCAAATCTATTAAATGATTTAGGAGAAGATGAAGTTGAGGTAGCTTTAGTTGGAAATTCTGAAGGGATAGCTTTAATGTATCAAAGTTCAGAATATAAAGAAAAGGTTGAAGCTCTTTATAAAAAAGGAATATCTTTTGCAGCCTGCGCCAACACAATGAAAGAAAAAAAATTGAACAAAGAAGATCTTTTAGAATTTGCATATATTGTTCCTTCTGGTGTTGGAGAAATTGTAAAAAAACAAGCTCAGGGATATTTTTATATACGACCATAAAAACAGCCTAAAAGGCTGTTTTCTTTATATAAAATAAAGTAATTAATTTTATTAATAATCAGTAATCTATTACATAAGTATTTTAGAAAAAATTTTATTTGATAAAAAATATTTAACGGTTGACTATACTTAATTGTAATTGTATACTAATAAAAAATATAACTGTTACATAATATATAGCCAAACACATAAACTGTTATATATTATAAAAAGATGTTAAACTATAAAAAGCAATATACCCTAGAATTATTTTGGAGCCAGGGCACCAAATTCTAGGTGCATTATATTTTTAAATGTAATGTACTATATATTAAGAAGGAGGAATTTTTATGTTAGGGTCTGAACTTCTACTTAAGTGTTTAGAAGAACAAGGTGTAGATGATGTTTTTGGTATACCTGGTGGAGTTTTACTTCCTTTATATAATGTTTTAAGAACAAGCAATATTAATCATATTCTTACTAGACACGAACAAGGAGCAATACATGCAGCTGATGGTTATTCAAGATCGTCTAATAAAGTTGGAGTATGTTTTGCTACTTCAGGACCAGGTGCGACTAATTTATTAACAGGACTTGCAACGGCACATATGGACTCAATTCCTTTAATTGCGATTACGGGGCAAGTAGGAAAAAGTTTTTTAGGAAAAGATAGTTTTCAAGAGGCAGATACTACTGGCTTTTCTCAGCCAGTAACTAAACATAATTATTTAGTTACTGATGCAAGAGATATCCCTTCTATTGTTAAGGAAGCCTTTTATATAGCGAAAACTGGGAGACCAGGACCTGTTTTAATTGATATACCTAAAGATGTTTTTACGCAAGAATTAACAAATATCCCTGAAGGTAAAATCAGAGAGCGGGTAATTAAAAAACTCGCAAAGCCAGAAATTAATGATTGCCAGATACAAAGAGTAGTAGAAGCCTTAAAAAATGCTCAAAATCCTTTGATTTTTATTGGTGGAGGAGTTACGAGTGATGCAAGTCCTGCTCTAGAAAAAATTGCAACTAAACATCAAATTCCAGTAGCTTGTACTTTAATGGCTAAAGGATTATTCCCACCAAATAGCCCATTATACTTAGGAATGGTTGGAATGCACGGAATGCCTGGAGCTAATTATGCAATTCAAAATTGTGATCTTTTATTAGCCGTAGGACTTCGTTTTGATGATAGGGTAACAGGAGATTTAAACCATTTTGCAAAAGGGGCAAAAGTAATTCATGTAGACTTAGATGGTGCAGAGATTGGAAAAAATAGAAATGTAGAAATACCTGTGGTTGCAGATAGCTCTGATTTCTTTAATTCCTTAGAAAAAAGCTTAAAGAAAGTAAAAAGTACCAAAGATTGGTTAAGTTTAATTGAAGAAAAATCTTGTAAGTTATATAATAAGAATAATGATTTAATTAGTCCTCAAGAATTATTAGGAAAGATTAATGATTTAGTAGATGATGATACAATAATTGTAACAGATGTAGGTCAACATCAAATGTGGTCAGCTTTATTTGTTCATCCCACTAAACCAAAAAGTTTTTTAACTTCTGGTGGTTTAGGTACTATGGGATATGGATTACCAGCTGCTATTGGGGCGCAAGTAGCTAATCCTAAGAAAAAGGTAGTTTTAATAACAGGAGATGGAAGTTTTCAAATGAATCTTCAAGAATTAGCTGTTATAAAACAATGTAAACTACCAATTAAGATATTTATTGTAAATAACGGTTGTTTAGGTATGGTAAGACAATGGCAAGAATTATTCTTTGATAAAAATTATGCACAATCAAGCCTTGAGTTTAGTCCGGATTGGGAAATATTAGCTAGTTCTTATGGAATCTTAGGACAGAAAATTACGAATAATGAGAAAAAAGACAAGGTTATTAAAGAATGTATAGAAAGCGATTTTCCTTGTTTACTAGATGTTAAGGTAGATCCTGAAGCCAATGTCTATCCTATTGTACCTGCTGGTTGTAGTATCGATGAAATGTGGGGGAGATGGAATGATGAAGAAAACATTAGCAGTCTTGGTTGAAAACAGACCAGGTGTACTCTCTAAAGTTTCTGGACTTTTCTCACGTAGAGGGTACAATATTGAAAGTTTAGTTGTTAGTGAAACAGAAGATTCTTCTATT
It encodes the following:
- a CDS encoding Hsp20/alpha crystallin family protein, yielding MMTLSSGEGLEEIKDSPKGANGMFTDIYESPTEIVAVIEIPGVQDKKDIKIGIENNILTINGKLEKSFNLPCPINEEVIRTYYENGILEIRLQKTISDNKNIEINIH
- the ilvB gene encoding biosynthetic-type acetolactate synthase large subunit, whose protein sequence is MLGSELLLKCLEEQGVDDVFGIPGGVLLPLYNVLRTSNINHILTRHEQGAIHAADGYSRSSNKVGVCFATSGPGATNLLTGLATAHMDSIPLIAITGQVGKSFLGKDSFQEADTTGFSQPVTKHNYLVTDARDIPSIVKEAFYIAKTGRPGPVLIDIPKDVFTQELTNIPEGKIRERVIKKLAKPEINDCQIQRVVEALKNAQNPLIFIGGGVTSDASPALEKIATKHQIPVACTLMAKGLFPPNSPLYLGMVGMHGMPGANYAIQNCDLLLAVGLRFDDRVTGDLNHFAKGAKVIHVDLDGAEIGKNRNVEIPVVADSSDFFNSLEKSLKKVKSTKDWLSLIEEKSCKLYNKNNDLISPQELLGKINDLVDDDTIIVTDVGQHQMWSALFVHPTKPKSFLTSGGLGTMGYGLPAAIGAQVANPKKKVVLITGDGSFQMNLQELAVIKQCKLPIKIFIVNNGCLGMVRQWQELFFDKNYAQSSLEFSPDWEILASSYGILGQKITNNEKKDKVIKECIESDFPCLLDVKVDPEANVYPIVPAGCSIDEMWGRWNDEENISSLG
- a CDS encoding DsrE family protein, whose translation is MKKYKALFHVDEKEKIMLVLKNMANLLNDLGEDEVEVALVGNSEGIALMYQSSEYKEKVEALYKKGISFAACANTMKEKKLNKEDLLEFAYIVPSGVGEIVKKQAQGYFYIRP